TGGCTCTTAAAAACTGGTTTATAAGTCCTGCCCGTTTTGAAAATGGCCTTTTTGTAAAGTATAACAATTTCAACCTTGATGATATTGCCAATGCAGTGAGTGATTATGAAGTTGAAATTAAAATTCCAAATTCACACTCCATTACTACCGATTTAAATTCGGTTTCAAAAGACACCAGCAATCACAGCTACACTATTTATTCTTTCTCAGGCAGAAACAGAACCGATTTTAGTCTTTATATAGAAAAACAAAATAGCTTTAGAACCTATGATAATGGTTCTGTACTGGTTGAGACCAATTTAAAAAATAAAAAAATAGACGAAATTCAGAAAGCTATTATCATTAATCGAGTGGTTTCTTATGCTGAAAAGTTTATTGGCAAATACCCGCACGAAAAAATAACCGTTTCTCAGATCGATTACGATAGAAATCCTTTTTACGGTTTAAATCAGTTGCCGTCTTTTATCAGTCCATTTCAGGATGATTTTATATTTGAAATTCAGTTTTTAAAGACTTTTCTAAATAATTATCTTAAAAACAGTCTTCGTTTAGATCCTAGAAAAGACAATTGGATTTATGACGGAATCCAGATTTATGCCATGATGAAGTATATGGAAGAACATCATCAGGACGAAAAAATGTTGGGAAGGCTTTCAAACATGAAGCTCTTTAAAAGTTACAATATCACGAATCTGACTTTTAACGAGCAATATAGCTATTACTATATGCTAATGGCTCGCAAAAACTTAGATCAGCCACTTGGTGATCCAAAAAACACATTAATAAAATTTAACGAACAAATTGCCAGTAAATATCGCGCCGGTTTGAGCTTGAGTTATTTAGATGACTATTTGAATCATGATATTGTTTCTAAAAGTGTCAAAGAATTTTACAATCTCAACCAATTTGGACAATCGAATCGTTATGATTTTGAGAAAATCTTAACCCAAAAAAGTTCAAAAAATATCGATTGGTTCTTTAAAACCATTATCGATTCGCGAGATATTATCGATTACAAATTTTCGAACGTTTCGAGAACTGCAGATAGCATTACGTTTTCGGTTAAAAATAAAACTGGCATCTACGCTCCTATTCCGATTTACGGAATTAAAAAGAAAGAAGTCGTATTTAAAGAATGGATCGAGCCTACTAAAAAAGATTCTGTTTATGAGTTCGGTCGTAAAAATGCAGATAAAATTGTAATTAATTATGACAATGAAGTTCCAGAATACAACCAAAGAAACAACTGGAAATCTCTTAAACATGTTGCGCTCAACCGTCCTCTTAAATTTAATTTTGCTAAAGATTTAGAAGACCCAGACTACAATCAGATTTTATACATTCCGACCTTAAACTATAATTACTATGATGGTATAACGCCTGGAATTCGTTTTCATAATAAAACCATTTTAGACAAGCCTTTTAATTTTGATATTAATCCGGCGTATTCTATAAAAGCAGGTACACTTTCTGGTTCGTCTGCTTTTTCATGGAATCAATATTATAGAAACAGTACCTTATATAATGTTCGATATTCTATTAGTCAAAATTATTATCATTACGCGCCCGATGCAACTTATTTAAGGTTAAATCCTATGGTGCAGTTTCGTATTCGAGAAAAAGATTTTAGAGATAATAGGAAACAGCTGTTTTTA
The Flavobacterium humidisoli DNA segment above includes these coding regions:
- a CDS encoding aminopeptidase, with translation MEVAVNLELKTLNIKQDLTYHNTTNDTLASIVLNDWNNAFADKNTPLAKRFSDEFYRGFHLAKAADRGKTTIINLTETNFSALEWERSAQNPDYIMVKLNRKLLPNEKIVLHLNYIVKIPNDKFTHFGFDQNGGMALKNWFISPARFENGLFVKYNNFNLDDIANAVSDYEVEIKIPNSHSITTDLNSVSKDTSNHSYTIYSFSGRNRTDFSLYIEKQNSFRTYDNGSVLVETNLKNKKIDEIQKAIIINRVVSYAEKFIGKYPHEKITVSQIDYDRNPFYGLNQLPSFISPFQDDFIFEIQFLKTFLNNYLKNSLRLDPRKDNWIYDGIQIYAMMKYMEEHHQDEKMLGRLSNMKLFKSYNITNLTFNEQYSYYYMLMARKNLDQPLGDPKNTLIKFNEQIASKYRAGLSLSYLDDYLNHDIVSKSVKEFYNLNQFGQSNRYDFEKILTQKSSKNIDWFFKTIIDSRDIIDYKFSNVSRTADSITFSVKNKTGIYAPIPIYGIKKKEVVFKEWIEPTKKDSVYEFGRKNADKIVINYDNEVPEYNQRNNWKSLKHVALNRPLKFNFAKDLEDPDYNQILYIPTLNYNYYDGITPGIRFHNKTILDKPFNFDINPAYSIKAGTLSGSSAFSWNQYYRNSTLYNVRYSISQNYYHYAPDATYLRLNPMVQFRIREKDFRDNRKQLFLARQVIVNREASTYITDNSKPNYSIFNVRYSNTKTELIDHFSFMTDLQFSSGFGKASGEAEYRRLFENNKKLNLRLYVGTFLYNTTNSDYFSFGLDRPTDYLFDYNLFGRSESTGFFSQQYVIAEGGFKSHLEPSYANQWMTTLNASYAIWNWVEIYGDIGFLKNKHQSEFFAYDSGVRLNLVPDYFELYFPVYSNNGWEISQPKYNEKIRFIITFSPKTLVTLFTRKWF